A stretch of DNA from Cryptomeria japonica chromosome 4, Sugi_1.0, whole genome shotgun sequence:
AATctatcttaatatatatatatatatatagaggtttaattaattttgttcatcaaacttacattcaatattttaaataaataaataaacatcatgtacatttgatttaatatctggatttaattaatttttttgtacAAGTGGACACGACCATCAGGATGAGTTTACATCCAAATGGGCCATATGATCATCCTAATTCTCTTGATAGTTTTCTACAAACATCGTCTGCATTTCAagtatttaatgttgatttaaatttaaacaaattgatacAAGTTTCAGaatcatattttatttaaaattaaattaatttgtatattatataatatatgtacaCATGCGTGCATATAATTGACATGTGCAACTCTTTTTTaaataccttgtaggatcttgttgatagTGGAGTTTTTATTGATGTCGCCCCAAGTACTGTAATGCCTAGAGGAGATGATCGGAGTCAGGTATGTATGCGTATGAACATTAAATTATCTCTAGTTCAAaatgaatattttaaatataaattagatctaaatttctatttttaaatcatcaattgatcttgatctatatgtgtgtgtgtgtacatgtactaTATAGCATGAGATACCAATGCCATCGACTACCCCTATAGCACCTAGAGATGCAGAGCCCTTAgtagagtctagaggagatgagcctactcatgtaaacgtatgtgctactgaacttataattgaaatttttaaattttttttaaatatatatatatatatatgaacatgaacTACGTAGAACTCTCACAAACTTGAACATTTTTGTCTTGCAGAGTCGATCTTCTCCTCTTCGTCTGTGTGGCTTGAAGAGGAATCTAGATCATATTTAGGGCTTACAACCGTCTTCCTTTTAGGGGCTagatttgttacatgtttcatgcagtttactaacatttgatcattccatcccaTGGGCTTGTTTATTTTGCGCACtttgattatatatttcattttgagcatggacttgTTGTAcatgtgtgtacatgtgtacacaCTAGGACTTATTTATTTTGCACATacactttgattatatttcatgttgaccacatgTGGACTTGTTGATCATCACACATCTAGACTTGATATACATATGTGCAGTGCTtgtacatgtgatatatatatatatatatacatatatatatatatatatgttttatgttGGAGTGTTCACTTCtctagtacacatacatacatgtgtttcatggacattatatttatacatatattatttatttataatcatctcgAGCTATatataaatttcatttatttttaatctaaatctatatatgtatgtgtatgtgtacgtacATGATACtaaaactaaataaatagattaaaaataaatgaagcaagtgcaattgaacacatatacacacatgagcaattgatatttataaaaatagcacacttgtacacatgtacatatatatcatgtattaaaaataaaacacttgcaattttgatatttttccaaataacacATCTGTACACACACAAATGttgtatacattaaaaatttaattcaaagcaattgataatttctaaaattaccatgtacatgcacacatatatacatactaaaatcttaaatattaaaaagtttaatccaggtgcatctcttgaatatataataatttagcttcatccatgtatctcaaatttaaaattttcaagatccacacatcttaaatctatatatattaaagtctaactcaatattctgaaatctaaagtattatataagtttgatccaatctaagacattaaaagcagtttcaaaagcgatctagataaattagatctccacggtttcaaaagcaatctagagattttaaattagatctccacaattaaaagcctggtaacaagatgtacctacatgcacacaaaaaaaaattaatcaggACTTAATTAGAAATAATTTATTAAATCCATGTATATTAACAaagtcaaatttaattaaaaatacaaaaataaattaaataattcaaatttaaccaaaaaaatgaTGCATACATACCAATTAGGACATGTGACTTAAAAGGGGAAATTATTTAAGCAACtaaacaatttatcattgaaaaacatcaaatatagaaattgaaactaaacatttaacaaaaaaaatgatgcttaccaattcattggaaatcttgatttaattctaaagattcatgaactcatttcacatgccaccaacaacaaaaaactactttaagataaacctacaacaacaaaaaatagttagatatatattataaataGGATTTAAATCTAGGGGGGTGAATTTAAGTTAAaactaggacatgtggcttaaggggatcaaactagaaataagacatgttgcttaaaagaggatcatttgaagtaaattataggacatgacttaaggggaaattaattgattaggacatgactcagcttaaggggatgggtgtacaattgggacatgtggcttaaggggatcaaactagaaataggacaaaTGCCaggttaaaagaggatcatttaaACTAAATTATAGGATATGGCtgaaggggagattaattgattagaacatgactcggcttaaggggatgggtgtacaattgggacatgtggcttaaggggatcaaactagaaataagacatCTTGcgtaaaagaggatcatttgaagtaaattataggacatgacttaaggggaaattaattgattaggacatgacttggcttaaggggatgggtgtacaattgggacatgtggcttaagaggatcaaactagaaataggacttgtgccttaaaagaggatcatttgaactaaattataggacatggcttaaggggagattaattgattaggacatgactcggcctaaggggatgggtgtacaattgggacatgtggcttatgaggatcaaactagaaataggacatgtgccttaaaagaggatcattttaagtaaattataggacatggcttaaggagaaattaattgattaggacatgactcggcttaaggggatgggtgtacaattgggacatgtggcttaaggggatcaaaataataaggacaaaaaaaattagaatctagaCGGAAGTGCTAAATAATCAAGTtcacattttaaatgaattatgaaaacaggtatatatatttaaaaagcattttataatatcaatttaaataatctcaaaagacatacataattttaaaacaagtatacgtacctctatatattaaatacttattccattacatgtaacacaattgtgtaagagctctcaataaggggatggacctatatatatcaaacaataatatttaaaccatctatatgatcaaatggtatgtaataaaaagaaattatacaTGTACACAATATATACGGGTTAGTGtgggatcaaggggggccaaaaagtggcgatgtgaaaaaaatagccttcttcactcgcctaaaaaatgcgaaaatccgtgttgacttttttcttggcctgggtgtcagtacaccttggcctagtaATTACCTATGAAAATTGGATATCcgttttttatttgtaattttaatttaaaaaatatattatatattacatattatataatatataatatattattacattatataatatatataatgtaataatatattatataatataatacatattatataatatataatataatataataatatattatataatacgtattatattaatataatattatattatataatacgtattatataatataatataatataatatataatacgtattatataatatattattatattatatatgttttgtttttttttgataaaagtggatgaaccgctgaaattatatttaatatttatattttttacatggtgtctggttcaacgagcactgaagggaaagaaccagtaagaaaaccctttagtattgctcaAAAAACAAAAGCAAAAGCCTATTTACCCATTACAAAAGCCCATAGGCAACCCAGATACAACCCCTGATTACAATATCAATCGCATTAGATACAAAGGAAGCTTGGAAAAATCTTATAGGAATCAGTGAAGAAGATGGCACCAAAACAATGTCATCACCCAAAAAGGACCAAACTGTCTATGCACCGCATGACTCCAAGGCCCTGCAAAGATCAAACCCACAGCCAGAAGGCAACCAAGTAAAAGCAGTCCTGACAACACAAGAATAGTTAGCAAACATATGCCCATCCATATAATAAGCAGAGAAGGATGGAAAAAACCCTCAGGAATCAGGGAGAGGCCTATCCATAAAAGAATCCAAAGAAAAAgctataacaacaacaacaagataagGAGCCATTTACACCACCAAATAACCTATCCCTCATCTAGAATATAACAAAGAAAAGGATAACCGATGTATGATTATCTCAACGTCATGAGAGAAACTGCCAAGCAAGAGAACTCATACGAAAAGATGAAAATAATTCCCTCATATCTTTACAACAGACCCAATCATTAAAGCAACTGCCTAACCAACAGAGTACTCGCAGAACAAAATGATTCCACAGAAGGACCAACTCTACATAATGTGAAACGAAAGCTCATGGCAAAGCTACCCATATCTAACCATAAAGAGAAATGATTaccaaaaaagcagaaaatcaGACTCAATGTAATTTAATAGAGTCCAACCACAAAATTAAATGATTGACATAGAAGATCCGATACGAAAGCAATCCTCAAAATATCCAAAGGAAACCAAGGTATCCATCTACCATTATAATAAACTCGTAAGCCTAGCATGAAGCTTCATGGGATAGGTCAATGCCAAGCAAGAAGCCCAAAAATACCAAAACTGCCAGCCGAACATAAGATATCCCACATCTGACCATAAAGGAAAATAATTACATAAGAACCCATACAATCTCACTCTTATAAGTGACAAAATGGAAAATCCagaaaaagaaaccaaaacaaaacTCTCTCCTTAATGAGGAGATTCTCCCAATAAATGTCAATAGCAAGGATATTGCCCCGAAGGCCAACACCCTCATTATAGGCACTTACGAAAGAACAACCACACCAAGAATAGGGAATGAAGGAAGTTTTTGAATGAAAGGTCTGTTAAGAGAGAAGTTTCATGCAAGAGATAGGAAAATCCAAAGGGGCAAGTTCCATATGATTAGCACCCTCAACAACGGCCTTGTTTGCAAGAAAATCTGCGAAAGCATTAATTTCTCTAAAACGGTGAGAAATAGAGAAAGTGGAAAAGCCATTTAGTTGAAGGAGAATGTGCTCTAAAAAATACTGCAAGTGCCAAGAGAGACACTTTTTTCTAGCAACCACCTGAAATACCagcattgaatcaccttcaataacaatgCCCTTAATGTTTAAAGAACGAGCAAGATCAAGTCCAAAGGATAAGGCCTGAAACTCAACCACATTATTACTACCATGACCAATATATTTACCCACTGCTTTGATGATCTTTAAGGAGTGATCAAAAATAATTACCCCAACCCCAGACCTCCCTGGATTACCCTTAGAGACCCCATCAAACCgaagtttgaatgaaggaaaaggAGGAGGACTCCATTTAGCCATCTTGTGCTTAAGAGTCGAAGAAAATCCATCTATTATAACCCAATGAGAAGGCATCAAATGAAGTAAAGACCATCGCCAagtgacccaattatcccaatgacaAAAAGACCTGAGATGATCTAAATTTCTATGAATGAAAGCAAGCACCACTTCACTAATGGAAGCTTGAATTTTACCAATTATGACTGTCAAAGATGAGGATTTATGTTTGAagattcttgaattcctttcaagccaaagattccaaatcaGTAGAGATGGAGCGACAACCCAAAGAGATGAATAGAATGAAGAGGGAAACAACAAGGGCCATGACATAAATTGTGAAAGTAGATTTGGACAGAGAGCAGAAGACCATCCTAACATAtcaaacaaccaataccaacactCAAAGGCAAAAGGAAATAGCAAGAAAAGGTGATCCATCGATTCCATACAATAACCacagaaaacacaaggaaaaactGTTGTAATCCCAAGTCTATCCAACCACATTCCAATAAGGACTTTATCTTGGACTGCCAACCAAGAAAAAGCCCCTACCTTTGGAAGAAAAGAAGGATGCCAGAAAAGCTTAGTAGGCCAACAAGATGGCAAGGGGGCCTGAACCAAAGAATTGTACCCCTCTTTAATTGAATAGGAACCTGTAGCATTTTTAACCCAAACCAAAGAGTCATCCTTCATATGGAAAACTAAAGGTCTTTTACGAAGTTCTTCTATAAAAGCTAAAATAATATCGTTATTAATAGATATGGGAGGGATATCCTTCCATTTAGCCACTACACATGGACCTGAGGTGACAATGTTGaaataatctgcaacaaaaggtccCCAAAGATCCGACAAAATATCCGGTAAAGGGGACCAGTCACGAATAGCTGAGAGAGCAggatgcccattccaaacttcatctcAAAAAGGAGCCTTTTTCCCATTATAGACCACCCAAGATAAATGTGGTAAGATCACCTCCCTACAagaaatcaaaaaattccaaaatgCAGAGCCCTTCGGAAGGGATGTTGCAGTAAAAATCCTTTCACTGGGTGCTCCCCTTAAATACTTGGCGAGCATGACGGAAGCCCATTTACTTTGGGGGTTTGCATATAACTTCCAAATCAATTTTGCCCCTAATGCTTTATTTTGAATAACTAGGTCACAGATACCCGCACCCCCAACCTCCTTAGGATGACATATTTTATCCCAAGCAAGAAGAAGGATCTTCATTTGTCCTCCTAAGTTGTCACTCCAAAGGAACGTCCTGAGGGAAACCTTAATCTTCTTAATGACTTGAGAAGGCGCCTGCAGGATAGACATCAAGTATGTAGGAATGGCACTCAACACTGATTTGATTAGAAGGATCTAACCAGCCATTGTTAGCCACTTATGATTCCAGGAGGTAATTCTAGAGGTAATAGAATGGActactttatcccaaaaggaggtctTATCCAAACCCAAAAAGAAAGGGATGCCCAAGTACATACAGGGAAAGGTCCCAACATGAAAGATCCAAAAGCGGGCAAGATTGTCCTGAACTAATGTGGGGACATTCACAAAAAAGACTTTGGATTTCTGATTATTAACCTTTTGACCAAAAAAGGTAGCATAATTAgaaataattttcttaataactCGAGCTTCCCTCATAGAAGCCATCCCAAACATAAGCGTATCATTAGCAAATAAacaatgagattgtgaagaagGGAGGCCATCCACTCTGATACCTGACCATAGACCCGAAGCTGTAGTATTAGATACAGCCCTGCTCAATGCTTCtgccaaaagaataaacaaaaaatgggatagaggatctccttgcctaattccCCGAGAGGAAGAAAAAAGCCTCGAGGGAGAACCATTAATCAAAACTAAAAAGTGAGCAGAGGATATACATGAAAAGACCCACTTAACCCAACTATGCGAAAACCCAAAATGATACAAGACTGCCACCAGGGACTGCCAATTAACACAATCATAGGCTTTAAGCATGTCTAGTTTAAGAGTCATTGTTGGGACCTTTTGCTAGGGTATGGAGTGTAGGATTTCATGCGCTACAATAGCACCTTTAGGAGTTTCCCATCCAAGTACAAAACCACCCTGCTCCAAAGAAACTATCCGGGGAAGGAGTTTAGACAGCCTAACTGAAATTGCCTTAGGAaagattttgtataaggtgttACACAAGGCAATTGGATGAAAGTCCAAAAAAGAGGTAGGATTATCTACTTTTGGAATAATAGCTATAAGAGTAGTATTAATTTCTCTTAAGATTGACCTATTCCTTCTAGACTCCTCCAAGGATAACaacaaatcttttccaataaaatcccaacatctTTGAAAGAATAAGGTCATAAATCCATCTGGACCCGAAGCCTTTTCtggatgcatggaaaagactatctctttcaATTCAGCCAACGAAAAGGGGGCCATAAGCAACCTATTATCCTCTGGGGAAACTAAAGGGGGGATCAAATTTACAAACTCATCATCAACCACCACCGGCTCCACtgaaagaagagacttaaagaacctTACAGCTTCAGTGGCTATATCATCCTCATCTATCAGAGTATTACCATTAGATTCATGAATACAAGAGATTCGATTGCGAAGTCTCTTGAGCTTAGAAGAggaatgaaagaatttagtatttcgatCGCCTTCAAAAAGCCAAAGATccctagacttttgtctccaataagattcttccctagccaaggTCTCACTCAACTGCAGGTTCAACAACTTTAGCTTATCATATATTGCAGGAGACAACCCTAAAGCaacaatgctttcattaagttgctcaatttcctcctgaatcctggccttttcaccaaaaatattcttaaaatgcatcACATTCCAATCCTTAATCCTTGACTTTAAAAATCCCAACTTCTTAACAAGCTGAAACATCTGCGACCCAGGAAAAAATGGAGCTGAATACCACCAATGTTTTAAGGAAGGTAAAAAGgattggtccctaaaccacattggctcaaacttgaaaGGTAACTTTCTAGGAGCCCTATCCTCGAAAATAGAAAActgaatagggaaatgatcagagcTAGTAAAGGGGAGAATTGAGGACACAAAATCCTAACCCGAATTGAACCAATTATCTGAAACCATAAAACAATCCAACCTTTCTAAAATTTGGCAAAAGTCCCTACACATATTAGTCCATTAAATGACCCATTAAgaggtttacaatcaaccaaattCAAGGAGTGAATGAAGTTGCAAAAGTCTGACATAGCATGCTTATTAGGGATGATTCCCCcaaccttttcatccataatagtaattgcattaaaatctcccccaaaaatcagaaaaacattCCGCAGAGGAGTGGCAAGAGAAACCAAGTAATTCCAAAGTGTTCCTTTTTCTAGAACCCCCGATGGACCATACACATTAAATAACCAGAATTTTAACTTTGATAGCCTGCTCTTAACTAGCCCAAGAATCCAATTGGATGAGGAAGCAATTAATGAGAAATGTACAGTAGAATCTTTCCAAAGGACTGCCAGCCCACCTGAAGCCCCAGAAGAGGGAGATGAGTAAAAATTCCAAACTTTCCAAGAGGAAAATAACCTATTAGCCGAAGACAAATTTAGCTTAGTTTCTTGTAACAACACCagatcacacttcattaagtctaattgtgacttaatcaagcatcgtttgttaggggcatttaagcccctaacaatTCAGGATATAATCTTCATTGGGCTTGTTGGGAAGCATTAGCTCCCCTCGAAATATTCAACGATACTAGAGAAACCAATCCAACCAAAAAAACCTTATGCAGACTTCGTTTAGTAGCTAAGGTTCTTGTGAGAGGTGGACTAAAGGGTTTCTTTGATCTTTTCTTTCTGGAAGTCTCCAAAGAGGAAATAATAGTTGATTGAATTCCCGCATCGATTTCTAATTTAGTCTTAATATGCTTAGGCTTGTGACCCCTTTTCCCTGGAGTAGACAAGGGTGAAGTAGGGATAAGAGGGGTTTGAAACAAAGGAAGCCCAGGAGTGACCTCCACAAGTGCCTTATCTATCCTAACCTCCTCCTTTTCTGAGACCAAGGGAGCGAGAGAAGACACAAGACCTAAAGCCACCAAATTCTTATCCATATTGAGAAGCTCAAAAGAGTTATTGGTGGGAAAAGTAGCCAAATCATTCTCCAAAGTCtccaaatcaaccaaaatcaaAGAAATTACCTAATTAGCTAAAGGAGAATTAAGAGATACCTTATTAGTATTAACAATATCCTGTACCTAAGCAATGAAATGCTCATCTAGAATAACATCAACCTCCATGGGTTTGTCACTATCTATCAAAACCTCTGGGATTCGTGAAATGGTCTCTAATAAAATACCTGCATCTAGAGAAATATCCCCACCCATGGTTTTATTCAAAACAACAGGGATTTAGGACTCAGCCCCTAAAATATTACCCAACTCAACCATAGACTCAAAATACACTCCCATATTTGTAGTGACATTAGAACTTTTTAGAGGGGGAGCATTCGACAGACCAATCCTCGGGGAAATAACAGAGTTTTTAGGAGTCATTGTTGAAACGCTAGAAGTGAAGGTCTTCTTCACAGGGGAAGGAGGAATAGTGGTAGCCCCAACAAATTGATCTTTATTCCAGGCAAAagtttccacattctcatcaaaagGAGATTCAATATCCCCCGACCCAAAACAAATGGATTTCATATGAAAGAATAGGGGAGAATCCATAGTTACTACAGAGCAACCAAAATCTCCATAATTCCTGACCAAATTTTGATGCCACAAACCAAACAAAGATCGAATGTTACAGAATTTTGGCGGGGAGAATTTAGGGGAAGTTAAGACACAAATTTTGACAACCAACACCCCATCCTCAAACATAGAACATGAAAGCAAAAATTTACCCAAAGAATCCCCGATTTTCATTaatttattagattcaataaattcATATGGTAACAGAGGAAGTTTAAACCACATTGGAACCCATTTTGGGCCAACCCTAGTAGCCACTATAAAGGGTTTCCAACTTTCCACAAAAATCAGGTTTTTTCCAAGCCTAAAAAATGGAGCACTTAAAGCCTTATCTCTAGTAGATTCAGAATCAAACACAATAAGAAACGAACTTGCAGAAAGAACATGGAAGTACAAAGTGCCATACCAGTGAGCATGAAGTTTGTAATGAAGTTTGGATAGGGGAATAGAATCACCCCACACTTGAATCACAATTGCCAAAGACCAAAGATCATGAGCCTTCTTCCCCAAAATGGCATCCGAGACATCAATCAATGGGATCGGAATCAAAGCAGGCTGAGAGGGAAATTCCAAATTCTACAAATGACCTCTTGAATCCTTTGAAAGTGGTTGCAAATTTGTAGAGGCATTCGGTAGATCAATCTGATATTGCCAGAAACCCTAACATTCTGCCTTTGCCTACCCTTCTACCATTTCTCGAAATTGTGATCTCGCCGAAAGAACCCTTTAAAATATGCAAAAGAAGGGAAATCGGATTAGGATGTTTTAACACGAGTAGGTGAGGCCAAGACATCAACCCATTTGCTATCCTTGAACACCCATTGCGGAACATGTCTTGCTCGAGAGCCAAAAGGATCTTTGGGGGGCAGCAGATCAGACATCGCCTCATCTCCCCAACACCTATTTTGATGCATGCTGAACGCCTCACACCCGGGAGCTCGCTCATCCCAAAAATTCACTCCTCCAATGCTACCCTGTAAATGTTCAGTTTTGTCTAAATGTGATACTGCGCGCCAAAATTCTTTGGA
This window harbors:
- the LOC131041674 gene encoding uncharacterized protein LOC131041674, with protein sequence MAKWSPPPFPSFKLRFDGVSKGNPGRSGVGVIIFDHSLKIIKAVGKYIGHGSNNVVEFQALSFGLDLARSLNIKGIVIEGDSMLVFQVVARKKCLSWHLQYFLEHILLQLNGFSTFSISHRFREINAFADFLANKAVVEGANHMELAPLDFPISCMKLLS